The Frondihabitans australicus genome includes a region encoding these proteins:
- a CDS encoding phosphotransferase family protein: protein MGAVSEVEVVVAHAERATVRAGDVFIKIDSDPARLDRELAAMDLAPVPTGEVLWRQPQAMAVARVRGERLARLGEVSSAPASVWRAVGAVVRRLHEAPVPALPGRPAATIDVLARECEALVGEGILPVSVVIRHQELASRVVRSFEPAFTHGDLQPEHVFVEGGGANPRVTGIIDWSEGGPGDPLFDLATLTLGHAARLPDLLDGYEASGHMPVDASLVEAWWSWRCLTNIRWLAAHGFDPFLPGGEGDMLLGGAWGR, encoded by the coding sequence ATGGGCGCCGTGAGTGAAGTCGAGGTGGTCGTCGCGCACGCGGAGCGGGCGACGGTGCGGGCCGGGGACGTCTTCATCAAGATCGACTCGGATCCTGCGCGCCTCGACCGCGAGCTGGCGGCGATGGATCTCGCCCCGGTGCCGACCGGCGAGGTGCTCTGGCGGCAGCCGCAGGCGATGGCCGTCGCGCGGGTTCGGGGCGAGAGGCTTGCTCGGCTCGGCGAGGTGTCGTCCGCTCCGGCGTCGGTGTGGCGGGCGGTCGGGGCGGTGGTGCGGCGGCTTCATGAGGCGCCCGTTCCTGCGCTGCCCGGGCGCCCGGCCGCCACGATCGACGTGCTGGCGCGGGAGTGCGAGGCGCTCGTCGGCGAGGGGATCCTGCCGGTGTCGGTCGTGATCAGGCACCAGGAGCTCGCCTCGCGCGTCGTGCGATCGTTCGAGCCGGCCTTCACGCACGGCGATCTGCAGCCCGAGCACGTGTTCGTCGAGGGTGGCGGCGCGAACCCTCGTGTCACGGGGATCATCGACTGGTCGGAGGGCGGGCCGGGCGATCCGCTGTTCGACCTGGCGACGCTGACGCTGGGGCATGCGGCGCGGCTGCCGGACCTGCTCGACGGGTACGAGGCCTCTGGGCACATGCCGGTCGACGCCTCGCTCGTCGAGGCGTGGTGGTCGTGGCGGTGCCTCACGAACATCCGGTGGCTCGCCGCGCACGGGTTCGACCCGTTCCTGCCCGGGGGCGAGGGCGACATGCTGCTCGGCGGCGCCTGGGGTCGCTAA
- a CDS encoding histidine phosphatase family protein has protein sequence MTLLYLVRHGETDWNRQRRIQGATDIALNELGRQQALAAAELLSRRHFDAVYASPLQRAFDTGAIIASHLGLPSPTIAPRMIERSYGEAEGMTFDEVEASFPDGAPVPGRESRTALLERVESALLEIAASCTGQVVVVATHGAVIRAIVNHVAPEQDANAGVPIRNGSIHSFQVVDGALSLVAFDDPIEVMSEAAGRYAFGYQNALENRADA, from the coding sequence ATGACACTGCTCTACCTCGTCCGCCACGGCGAGACCGACTGGAACCGCCAGCGCCGCATCCAGGGCGCGACCGACATCGCGCTCAACGAGCTGGGGCGCCAGCAGGCCCTGGCTGCGGCCGAGCTCCTGTCGCGCCGGCACTTCGACGCCGTCTACGCGAGCCCGCTGCAGCGCGCCTTCGACACCGGTGCGATCATCGCGTCGCACCTCGGGCTGCCGTCGCCGACGATCGCGCCTCGCATGATCGAGCGCTCGTACGGCGAGGCCGAGGGGATGACCTTCGACGAGGTCGAGGCGTCGTTCCCCGACGGCGCCCCCGTTCCCGGCCGCGAGAGCCGCACCGCGCTCCTCGAGCGCGTCGAGTCGGCCCTCCTCGAGATCGCCGCGTCGTGCACCGGGCAGGTCGTCGTCGTGGCCACGCACGGCGCCGTGATCCGCGCGATCGTGAACCACGTGGCTCCTGAGCAGGATGCCAACGCCGGCGTGCCGATCCGCAACGGGTCCATCCACTCCTTCCAGGTGGTCGACGGCGCGCTGTCGCTCGTCGCGTTCGACGACCCGATCGAGGTCATGTCGGAGGCCGCCGGGCGGTATGCGTTCGGGTACCAGAACGCGCTCGAGAACCGGGCTGACGCGTAA
- a CDS encoding Sir2 family NAD-dependent protein deacetylase yields MPLAPTPTEAEFDEAAGILRGRSLAVLTGAGVSTDSGIPDYRGEGAPVRHPMTFQQFLANDAFRKRYWAGSHLGYRHFREAAPNDGHRALAALEHAGVTNGVVTQNVDGLHLRAGSSRVVDLHGSVDRVVCLTCGQEFARETIAQRMASANPWLERPDEIHLNPDGDVDIDDYADFEVPVCTNCGGVLKPDVVFFGEFVPVERFAEARAMVAQADALIVAGSSLVVNSGIRLLETALRKKAPVVVINRGVTKGDGRATVKLNAGTSETLTALAERLIP; encoded by the coding sequence ATGCCACTCGCACCGACGCCCACCGAGGCGGAGTTCGACGAGGCCGCCGGCATCCTCCGCGGCAGGAGCCTCGCGGTGCTCACCGGGGCCGGCGTCTCCACCGACTCGGGGATCCCGGACTACCGCGGCGAGGGCGCTCCCGTCCGCCACCCGATGACCTTCCAGCAGTTCCTCGCGAACGACGCCTTCCGGAAGCGCTACTGGGCCGGCAGCCACCTCGGCTACCGGCACTTCCGCGAGGCCGCGCCGAACGACGGCCACCGCGCGCTCGCCGCGCTCGAGCACGCCGGCGTCACGAACGGCGTCGTCACGCAGAACGTCGACGGCCTCCACCTCCGTGCCGGGTCGAGCCGGGTCGTCGACCTCCACGGCTCCGTCGACCGCGTCGTGTGCCTCACCTGCGGGCAGGAGTTCGCCCGCGAGACGATCGCCCAGCGCATGGCCTCCGCCAATCCCTGGCTGGAGCGCCCCGACGAGATCCACCTCAACCCCGACGGCGACGTCGATATCGACGACTACGCCGACTTCGAGGTGCCCGTCTGCACGAACTGCGGCGGGGTCCTCAAGCCCGACGTCGTCTTCTTCGGCGAGTTCGTGCCCGTCGAGCGGTTCGCCGAGGCGCGGGCCATGGTCGCTCAGGCCGACGCACTGATCGTCGCAGGGTCGTCGCTGGTCGTGAACTCGGGCATCCGGCTCCTGGAGACCGCGCTCCGCAAGAAGGCGCCCGTCGTCGTGATTAACCGGGGTGTGACGAAGGGCGACGGGCGTGCCACCGTTAAGCTGAACGCCGGCACGTCGGAGACGCTGACGGCCCTGGCCGAGCGGCTCATCCCCTAG
- a CDS encoding TrmH family RNA methyltransferase, giving the protein MRITPISDLDRPELADYSRLTDVSLRRKTEPAGGLYIAESTKVITRALAAGHTPRSVLLAEKWLPDVLPLVEAYDGDVFVGDDALLEELTGYHLHRGALAAMHRPPLPEVAELLEGARRVVVLEDIVDHTNVGAIFRAVAGLGADAVFITPRCADPLYRRSVRVSMGTVLQVPWTRLPEWPEAREQLHGAGFEIAALALSDDAVTLDDYAATPPERVAMVFGTEGDGLSRHALESADTVVTIPMLHGVDSLNVAAASAVVLWALR; this is encoded by the coding sequence TTGCGAATCACCCCGATCTCCGACCTCGACCGCCCCGAGCTCGCCGACTACTCGCGGCTCACCGACGTGTCGCTGCGTCGCAAGACCGAGCCGGCGGGCGGCCTGTACATCGCCGAGTCGACGAAGGTGATCACGCGCGCCCTCGCGGCCGGGCACACGCCGCGGTCGGTGCTGCTCGCCGAGAAGTGGCTGCCCGACGTCCTGCCGCTGGTCGAGGCCTATGACGGCGACGTCTTCGTCGGCGACGACGCCCTGCTCGAAGAGCTGACCGGGTACCACCTGCACCGGGGCGCCCTGGCCGCGATGCACCGCCCACCCCTGCCCGAGGTCGCCGAGCTGCTCGAGGGCGCACGGCGCGTCGTCGTGCTGGAGGACATCGTCGACCACACCAACGTCGGGGCCATCTTCCGCGCCGTCGCCGGCCTCGGCGCCGATGCCGTCTTCATCACGCCGCGGTGCGCCGACCCGCTCTACCGGCGGAGCGTGCGCGTGTCGATGGGCACGGTGCTGCAGGTGCCGTGGACGCGCCTGCCCGAGTGGCCCGAGGCGCGCGAGCAGCTCCACGGCGCCGGGTTCGAGATCGCCGCCCTGGCCCTCAGCGACGACGCGGTGACACTCGACGACTACGCCGCCACGCCGCCCGAGCGCGTCGCGATGGTGTTCGGCACCGAGGGCGACGGGCTGTCTCGCCATGCCCTCGAGTCGGCCGACACGGTCGTCACGATCCCGATGCTGCACGGCGTCGACAGCCTGAACGTGGCCGCGGCGAGCGCCGTGGTGCTCTGGGCGCTGCGGTGA
- a CDS encoding D-alanyl-D-alanine carboxypeptidase family protein, giving the protein MRRTEAKVTARRSRRRFGLVVGIVVVVALGLYVPASLLAPAPASAGVATTYTAPSQAATSVDLPSYGGSAIEAVGYKGSLVTHDPSTPRSIASISKIVTALVVLQKKPLNGGNGPTITITPTEQAYYKTYLAQDGEVATMTVGQKLTERQVLEVALIKSANNYATTLAIWAYGSIPAYRAAAATWLKQHALDHTTINEPTGLDFKNKSTPTDLLTLGRLALANTDVATIVSTAETTVPGVGEIENSNGLLGKDGVVGIKTGTLDKVGANLLFATKQEVDGHEVELIGVVLGGPDHDTIDTAIGRMLAQVTAKFHVVTAVSKGAVYGTYATPWGATARAATTRSASKLVYGTATVSAHVKLDHVAVRGAGAHVGTIRVTIGSSTTTVPLALDGPIEAPSAWWRLTNPRATFGGAEAAVAERF; this is encoded by the coding sequence GTGAGGCGCACCGAGGCGAAGGTCACAGCGCGCAGGAGCCGACGCCGGTTCGGCCTGGTCGTCGGCATCGTCGTCGTCGTGGCGCTCGGCCTCTACGTGCCGGCGAGCCTGCTGGCGCCCGCCCCGGCGAGCGCAGGCGTCGCGACGACGTACACGGCGCCGAGCCAGGCGGCGACGAGCGTCGACCTGCCGAGCTACGGCGGGTCGGCCATCGAGGCTGTCGGCTACAAGGGTTCGCTCGTGACCCACGACCCGTCGACCCCCCGCTCGATCGCGTCGATCAGCAAGATCGTCACCGCGCTCGTCGTCTTGCAGAAGAAGCCGCTGAACGGCGGGAACGGCCCCACGATCACGATCACCCCGACCGAGCAGGCCTACTACAAGACCTACCTCGCGCAGGACGGCGAGGTCGCGACGATGACGGTCGGGCAGAAGCTCACCGAGCGGCAGGTGCTCGAGGTCGCCCTGATCAAGTCGGCGAACAACTACGCGACCACGCTGGCGATCTGGGCCTACGGCTCCATCCCCGCCTACCGGGCGGCGGCGGCGACCTGGCTGAAGCAGCACGCCCTCGACCACACGACGATCAACGAGCCGACGGGCCTCGACTTCAAGAACAAGTCGACCCCGACCGACCTCCTCACGCTCGGCAGGCTCGCCCTGGCGAACACCGACGTCGCCACCATCGTCTCGACGGCGGAGACCACCGTGCCCGGCGTCGGCGAGATCGAGAACTCCAACGGGCTCCTCGGCAAGGACGGCGTCGTCGGCATCAAGACCGGCACCCTCGACAAGGTCGGCGCGAACCTCCTCTTCGCCACGAAGCAGGAGGTCGACGGCCACGAGGTCGAGCTGATCGGCGTGGTGCTCGGCGGCCCCGACCACGACACCATCGACACGGCGATCGGGCGCATGCTCGCCCAGGTGACCGCGAAGTTCCACGTGGTCACCGCGGTGTCGAAGGGCGCCGTCTACGGCACGTACGCGACGCCCTGGGGTGCGACGGCCCGAGCCGCGACGACCCGTTCGGCCTCGAAGCTCGTGTACGGCACGGCGACGGTGTCGGCACACGTGAAGCTCGACCACGTGGCGGTCCGGGGCGCAGGAGCCCACGTGGGCACCATCCGCGTCACCATCGGCTCGTCGACGACCACGGTGCCGCTCGCGCTCGACGGTCCGATCGAGGCCCCCTCGGCCTGGTGGCGCCTCACGAATCCTCGGGCGACGTTCGGCGGTGCGGAGGCGGCGGTCGCGGAGCGGTTCTAG
- a CDS encoding zinc ribbon domain-containing protein — MIIFGSRTSSKIVAMLVFVCGACGREAAQRLVRRRTWFTLFFTPIFPFGHGTYAISCAYCGAHSPITRENADRFVKDSEAAQINAEADRILAAEDARIAAEQNGQGQPPLQG, encoded by the coding sequence ATGATCATCTTCGGCTCACGGACGTCGTCCAAGATCGTCGCCATGCTCGTCTTCGTCTGCGGCGCCTGCGGGCGCGAGGCGGCTCAGCGGCTCGTGCGGCGGCGGACCTGGTTCACGCTGTTCTTCACGCCGATCTTCCCGTTCGGCCACGGAACCTACGCGATCTCGTGCGCGTACTGCGGGGCACACTCGCCGATCACGCGCGAGAACGCCGACCGGTTCGTCAAGGACTCCGAGGCGGCGCAGATCAACGCCGAGGCCGACCGCATCCTCGCGGCGGAGGACGCCCGGATCGCCGCTGAGCAGAACGGACAGGGGCAGCCGCCGCTCCAGGGCTGA
- a CDS encoding SGNH/GDSL hydrolase family protein: MPELHPWSRYVAVGDSFTEGIGDPDPGAVGGHRGWADRVAEVLGSSTPDFAYANLAIRGRLLQGIIDEQAEAALELRPDLITVSAGGNDIIRPGTDPDEVASRLDGLVGTLSRDGATVVLFTGPDIGATPVLGRLRGKVAIYNENVHAIALRHDAVVADMWALRQLADSRMWAPDRLHFSPLGHHTIARMVLATLNVDNDLEERTLPAAAPRHWREARRDDVSWAREYLVPWVLRRVRHQSSGDGLGPKRPEAVSVIANER, from the coding sequence ATGCCTGAGCTCCACCCGTGGTCCCGTTACGTCGCCGTCGGCGACTCGTTCACCGAGGGCATCGGCGACCCCGACCCCGGTGCGGTCGGCGGGCATCGCGGCTGGGCCGATCGCGTCGCCGAAGTGCTGGGGTCGTCCACGCCCGACTTCGCGTACGCGAACCTCGCGATCCGCGGCCGGCTGCTGCAGGGCATCATCGACGAGCAGGCCGAGGCCGCCCTCGAGCTGCGCCCCGACCTCATCACGGTGTCGGCGGGCGGTAACGACATCATCCGCCCCGGCACCGACCCCGACGAGGTGGCCTCGCGCCTCGACGGGCTCGTCGGCACGCTGTCGCGCGACGGCGCCACGGTCGTGCTGTTCACCGGCCCCGACATCGGCGCGACGCCCGTGCTCGGCAGGCTGCGCGGCAAGGTCGCGATCTACAACGAGAACGTCCACGCGATCGCCCTCCGCCACGACGCGGTGGTCGCCGACATGTGGGCCCTGCGGCAGCTCGCCGACAGCCGCATGTGGGCTCCCGACCGCCTGCACTTCTCGCCGCTCGGCCACCACACGATCGCCCGCATGGTGCTCGCGACTCTGAACGTCGACAACGACCTCGAAGAGCGCACGCTGCCGGCCGCTGCGCCGCGACACTGGCGCGAGGCCCGCCGCGACGACGTGAGCTGGGCGCGCGAGTACCTCGTTCCGTGGGTGCTGCGGCGGGTGCGACACCAGTCGTCGGGCGACGGCCTTGGTCCGAAGCGGCCCGAGGCCGTGTCGGTCATCGCGAACGAGAGGTAG
- a CDS encoding acyl-CoA dehydrogenase family protein yields MTATSADGLLDDELLERFRSRAAGYDAANAFPSDDFDELVARGYLRAAVPTEFGGLGLGLEVVAELQSRLASAAPATALAVNMHLVWTAAAAIVHARGESFLDVVLTDAGAGEVFAFGVSEPGNDLVLFDSVTSAVPIGDGGYAFAGTKISTSLSPVWTRLGLFGRDDTGGPDGTPVIVHGFLRRDEPGHTSLGDWDTVGMRATQSHTTLLDGAVVPASRIVRTLPVGPSADPLVFGIFAAFETLVAAVYRGVARRAVTLAVEAANGRTSRRSGAPIALDPVTRWRVADLWMALDGLEPQIDRVAQDLDALAGSAPDWFPRLVALKVRATEVAAAVVDGALTVAGGSSYRADSELGRLFRDVLAGRFHPSSSDSAHATVAQRLLGPLG; encoded by the coding sequence GTGACAGCGACCTCCGCAGACGGCCTCCTCGACGACGAGCTCCTCGAGCGGTTCCGGTCGCGCGCCGCCGGCTACGACGCCGCGAACGCCTTCCCCTCCGACGACTTCGACGAGCTCGTCGCCCGAGGCTACCTCCGCGCGGCGGTGCCGACGGAGTTCGGCGGTCTCGGGCTGGGCCTCGAAGTCGTCGCCGAGCTGCAGTCGCGCCTCGCGTCCGCCGCTCCCGCCACCGCCCTCGCGGTCAACATGCACCTGGTGTGGACCGCCGCCGCCGCCATCGTCCACGCGCGGGGCGAGTCGTTCCTCGACGTGGTGCTGACGGACGCAGGAGCAGGCGAGGTCTTCGCGTTCGGGGTCTCCGAGCCCGGCAACGACCTCGTCCTCTTCGACTCCGTGACGAGCGCGGTGCCGATCGGCGACGGCGGCTACGCGTTCGCCGGCACGAAGATCTCCACGTCCCTCTCACCGGTGTGGACGAGGCTCGGCCTGTTCGGCCGCGACGACACGGGCGGCCCCGACGGCACGCCCGTGATCGTCCACGGGTTCCTGCGCCGCGACGAGCCCGGCCACACGTCGCTCGGCGACTGGGACACCGTCGGCATGCGCGCGACGCAGAGCCACACCACGCTGCTCGACGGCGCCGTCGTGCCGGCGTCCCGCATCGTCCGCACGCTGCCCGTCGGGCCCAGCGCCGACCCTCTGGTGTTCGGCATCTTCGCCGCGTTCGAGACCCTCGTGGCCGCCGTCTACCGCGGTGTCGCACGCCGAGCCGTCACCCTCGCGGTGGAGGCCGCCAACGGTCGCACCTCCCGCCGCTCCGGCGCCCCCATCGCCCTCGACCCGGTGACGCGATGGCGCGTCGCCGACCTGTGGATGGCGCTCGACGGCCTCGAGCCGCAGATCGACCGCGTGGCGCAGGATCTCGACGCCCTCGCCGGATCCGCACCCGACTGGTTCCCGCGCCTCGTGGCCCTGAAGGTCCGCGCGACCGAGGTCGCGGCGGCCGTGGTCGACGGCGCCCTCACCGTCGCCGGAGGGTCGTCGTACCGGGCGGACTCCGAGCTCGGGCGACTCTTCCGCGACGTGCTCGCCGGGCGGTTCCACCCCTCGTCGAGCGACTCCGCCCACGCCACGGTGGCGCAGCGGCTGCTCGGGCCGCTCGGCTGA
- the dinB gene encoding DNA polymerase IV, whose translation MSKQDGSGRQVTLSAPDDDTATILHVDMDAFFASVELLEHPELRGLPVVVGHRSQRSVVTAATYEARKFGVNSAMPMAVALRRCPQAIVLEPHFDRYKHFSKQVMAMFDDVTPKVERLGIDEAFLDVAGSRRLLGSTFDIATALRKRVHAETGLHCSIGAASTKFVAKLASSVAKPDGLLIVPRDETVAFLHPRPISALWGVGGRTEEVLRGYGLNTVGDVAHTPLDTLQRAIGPAGGAKILDLAWGRDPRTVQTRADEKSVGHEVTFERDVAAPDEIRRELFRLSDQVGRRLRAAGAVGRTVVLKLRFGDFTTITRSKTLPDPTDLGRSIFEEARSIYEASGKIGTPLRLVGVRMEQLAFEGEISGAVGLWDDDDAWRDAESTMDALRARFGPGSVSPASLLSTKKAPAPARRVSEHGPAPE comes from the coding sequence GTGAGCAAGCAAGACGGCTCGGGTCGCCAGGTGACGCTGAGCGCGCCCGACGACGACACGGCGACGATTCTGCACGTCGACATGGACGCGTTCTTCGCCTCTGTCGAGCTGCTCGAGCACCCCGAGCTGCGGGGCCTGCCCGTCGTCGTGGGGCACCGCTCGCAGCGCTCCGTCGTCACCGCCGCGACCTACGAGGCGCGCAAGTTCGGCGTGAACTCGGCCATGCCGATGGCCGTCGCCCTCCGCCGCTGCCCGCAGGCGATCGTGCTCGAGCCCCACTTCGACCGCTACAAGCACTTCTCGAAGCAGGTCATGGCGATGTTCGACGACGTCACCCCGAAGGTCGAGCGACTCGGCATCGACGAGGCCTTCCTCGACGTCGCGGGCTCGCGGCGACTGCTCGGGTCGACGTTCGACATCGCCACGGCCCTCCGCAAGCGCGTCCACGCCGAGACCGGCCTGCACTGCTCGATCGGCGCCGCCTCGACGAAGTTCGTGGCGAAGCTCGCGTCCAGCGTCGCGAAGCCCGACGGCCTGTTGATCGTCCCGCGCGACGAGACCGTCGCCTTCCTGCACCCCCGGCCCATCAGCGCCCTCTGGGGCGTCGGCGGTCGCACCGAGGAGGTGCTGCGCGGCTACGGGCTGAACACCGTCGGCGACGTCGCGCACACGCCGCTCGACACGCTCCAGCGCGCCATCGGCCCGGCCGGCGGCGCGAAGATCCTCGACCTCGCCTGGGGCCGCGACCCCCGCACCGTGCAGACCCGGGCGGACGAGAAGAGCGTCGGCCACGAGGTCACCTTCGAGCGCGACGTCGCGGCTCCCGACGAGATCCGCCGCGAGCTCTTCCGGCTGAGCGACCAGGTGGGCCGGCGCCTCCGGGCTGCCGGAGCCGTCGGGCGAACGGTCGTGCTGAAGCTCCGCTTCGGCGACTTCACCACCATCACCCGGTCGAAGACCCTTCCCGACCCCACCGACCTCGGGCGGAGCATCTTCGAGGAGGCGCGCAGCATCTACGAGGCCTCCGGCAAGATCGGCACGCCGCTGCGACTTGTCGGGGTCCGCATGGAACAGCTGGCGTTCGAGGGAGAGATCTCCGGGGCTGTCGGCCTGTGGGACGACGACGACGCCTGGCGCGACGCCGAGTCGACGATGGACGCCCTCCGCGCACGGTTCGGGCCGGGCAGCGTCTCACCGGCGAGCCTGCTGTCGACGAAGAAGGCTCCGGCTCCGGCCCGGCGTGTGTCGGAGCACGGCCCGGCGCCCGAGTAA
- a CDS encoding DEAD/DEAH box helicase — protein MSNAFAFDPAEPPGSGSSNSNEGDHPAATGAADGAPVGAVAGNSAAEHLSPAFPERAAWGTAGKLRAWQAEALEKYFSTNPRDFLAAATPGAGKTTFALRLATELLSRGEIDRVVVVAPTEHLKRQWADAADRVNLRLDPMFKNADVTYGRHFHGIAITYAQVGMKPEVHKAITEAGRTLVILDEVHHGGDALTWGDGIREAFGSATRRLSLTGTPFRSDTAPIPFVTYAPDEHGIRTSQSDYSYGYGRALADGVVRPVLFMAYAGQMRWRTRMGDEMSATLGEAVTKDITAQAWRTALSPQGDWIAAVLSAADKRLTEVRRGVPDAGGLVIATDHTAARAYAAILTKLTGERPTVVLSDEKAGSDRIAAFSSGESRWMIAVRMVSEGVDVPRLAVGVYATSASTPLFFAQAIGRFVRARRRGETASVFLPSVPSLIALAGQLELERDHALDRPTNADDGIFAPEEDLMAAANREEKASSLLEQQPFEALEAQANFDRVLYDGGEFGTASEVGSLEELDFLGIPGLLEPDQVRELLRQRQATQAGRSKKQPKTGLPTQAEARPLYMTLKEQRSELSRLVSIWSRHSNEPHGVIHAELRRISGGPAVAQASTDQIQKRIDVLRGRIGGGR, from the coding sequence GTGAGCAACGCCTTCGCCTTCGACCCCGCAGAGCCTCCGGGCTCCGGTTCGTCGAACTCGAACGAGGGCGACCACCCCGCCGCGACCGGCGCCGCCGACGGAGCACCTGTCGGCGCCGTCGCCGGGAACAGCGCGGCCGAGCACCTCTCGCCCGCCTTCCCCGAGCGCGCCGCCTGGGGCACGGCCGGCAAGCTCCGCGCCTGGCAGGCCGAGGCCCTCGAGAAGTACTTCTCGACGAATCCCCGCGACTTCCTCGCCGCCGCCACGCCCGGCGCCGGCAAGACCACGTTCGCGCTCAGGCTCGCGACCGAGCTGCTGAGCCGCGGCGAGATCGACCGGGTCGTCGTCGTCGCGCCCACCGAGCACCTCAAGCGCCAGTGGGCCGACGCCGCCGACCGCGTCAACCTGCGGCTCGATCCGATGTTCAAGAACGCCGACGTGACCTATGGCCGGCACTTCCACGGCATCGCGATCACGTATGCCCAGGTCGGCATGAAGCCCGAGGTGCACAAGGCCATCACCGAGGCCGGCCGCACGCTCGTGATCCTCGACGAGGTCCACCACGGCGGCGACGCCCTCACCTGGGGCGACGGCATCCGCGAGGCCTTCGGCAGCGCGACGCGACGCCTGTCGCTGACGGGCACCCCGTTCCGGTCGGACACCGCGCCGATCCCGTTCGTCACCTACGCACCCGACGAGCACGGCATCCGCACCTCGCAGTCCGACTACTCCTACGGCTACGGTCGCGCCCTCGCCGACGGCGTCGTCCGTCCCGTGCTCTTCATGGCCTACGCCGGCCAGATGCGCTGGCGCACGCGCATGGGCGACGAGATGAGCGCGACGCTCGGCGAAGCTGTGACGAAGGACATCACGGCCCAGGCGTGGCGCACGGCCCTCTCGCCCCAGGGCGACTGGATCGCCGCCGTGCTCTCCGCCGCCGACAAGCGCCTCACCGAGGTGCGGCGCGGCGTGCCCGACGCCGGCGGCCTCGTCATCGCGACCGACCACACGGCAGCGCGCGCCTACGCCGCGATCCTCACGAAGCTCACCGGCGAGCGACCCACCGTGGTCCTCTCCGACGAGAAGGCGGGCAGCGACCGGATCGCCGCCTTCTCTTCCGGCGAGTCGCGGTGGATGATCGCGGTGCGCATGGTCTCCGAGGGCGTCGACGTCCCGAGACTCGCCGTCGGCGTCTACGCGACCAGCGCCTCGACGCCGCTGTTCTTCGCCCAGGCGATCGGCCGCTTCGTCCGTGCCCGGCGCCGCGGCGAGACCGCGTCCGTCTTCCTGCCGAGCGTCCCCTCGCTCATCGCCCTCGCCGGCCAGCTCGAGCTGGAGCGCGACCACGCCCTCGACCGCCCGACGAACGCCGACGACGGCATCTTCGCGCCCGAGGAAGACCTGATGGCGGCCGCCAACCGCGAGGAGAAGGCGTCGAGCCTCCTCGAGCAGCAGCCGTTCGAGGCGCTCGAGGCGCAGGCGAACTTCGACCGGGTGCTCTACGACGGCGGCGAGTTCGGCACCGCCAGCGAGGTCGGCAGCCTCGAAGAGCTCGACTTCCTCGGGATCCCCGGGCTGCTCGAGCCCGACCAGGTGCGCGAGCTCCTGCGGCAACGGCAGGCGACCCAGGCCGGCCGCTCGAAGAAGCAGCCGAAGACCGGCCTCCCGACGCAGGCCGAGGCGCGACCGCTCTACATGACGCTCAAAGAGCAGCGGTCGGAGCTCAGCCGGCTCGTCTCCATCTGGTCGCGGCATTCGAACGAGCCGCACGGGGTGATCCACGCCGAACTCCGCAGGATCAGCGGAGGGCCCGCCGTGGCCCAGGCCTCCACCGACCAGATCCAGAAGCGCATCGACGTCCTCCGCGGACGCATCGGCGGCGGCCGCTAA
- a CDS encoding adenylyltransferase/cytidyltransferase family protein — MTAPRRVGYAAGAYDLFHIGHLNLLRHAKSQCDWLIAGVVADEMLELTKNMSPMVPLAERLEIVSHIDYVDEAYAEQVPDKMDVWRELHFDVFFKGDDWRGTEKGLKLEREFAEVGVEVVYFPYTMSTSSTILRRAVAALDAEQAAR, encoded by the coding sequence ATGACAGCACCGCGCCGTGTCGGCTACGCAGCCGGCGCCTACGACCTCTTCCACATCGGCCACCTCAACCTGCTGCGGCACGCGAAGAGCCAGTGCGACTGGCTGATCGCCGGCGTCGTCGCCGACGAGATGCTCGAGCTGACGAAGAACATGTCGCCGATGGTCCCGCTCGCCGAGCGCCTCGAGATCGTGAGCCACATCGACTACGTCGACGAGGCCTACGCCGAGCAGGTGCCCGACAAGATGGACGTCTGGCGCGAGCTGCACTTCGACGTCTTCTTCAAGGGCGACGACTGGCGCGGCACCGAGAAGGGCCTGAAGCTCGAGCGCGAGTTCGCCGAGGTCGGTGTGGAGGTCGTGTACTTCCCCTACACGATGTCGACGTCGTCGACGATCCTGCGGCGCGCTGTGGCGGCTCTCGACGCGGAGCAAGCGGCGCGCTGA